The following proteins are co-located in the Haloarcula marismortui ATCC 43049 genome:
- a CDS encoding DUF7110 family protein yields the protein MTSRVYRLHSTLELPLEDAYDFFEDPDLPPEIADIDITRRNNTLIVSAVAKDDSMSKYTPTAQLKASVTENRVYEEDPDEMGPPGAASTGSAGGGPQWGALEEEEEEIESELVEYACFKGDRETVLQNTALQYAMFEVLCEVAKVAEKGTLTAIAAVDEELTAVRIVDGEERPAAINVAEEPRDGEEEEGVNWRDNEFIS from the coding sequence ATGACCAGCCGCGTATACAGACTTCACTCGACACTTGAACTGCCACTGGAAGACGCATACGATTTCTTCGAGGATCCGGACCTTCCACCTGAAATCGCTGACATCGACATCACCCGTCGAAATAATACGCTAATCGTCAGCGCCGTCGCCAAAGACGACTCCATGAGCAAGTACACCCCGACGGCCCAGCTCAAGGCGAGCGTCACGGAGAACCGGGTGTACGAGGAGGACCCCGACGAGATGGGGCCGCCCGGGGCCGCGAGCACCGGAAGCGCCGGCGGTGGCCCCCAGTGGGGCGCACTCGAGGAGGAAGAAGAAGAGATCGAGTCCGAGCTCGTCGAGTACGCCTGCTTCAAGGGCGACCGCGAGACCGTGCTCCAGAATACTGCACTCCAGTACGCGATGTTCGAGGTCCTGTGTGAGGTCGCGAAAGTCGCTGAAAAGGGCACGCTGACGGCGATTGCCGCGGTTGACGAGGAACTAACGGCTGTTCGGATTGTCGATGGGGAGGAACGACCTGCCGCGATCAACGTTGCAGAGGAACCTCGCGACGGCGAGGAAGAAGAGGGCGTCAACTGGCGCGACAACGAGTTCATCTCGTAA
- a CDS encoding phosphoadenosine phosphosulfate reductase family protein, which produces MSESAEFPDYLDVDYTDGEGEDPAEYPTVNHKIEKAIEVTKTGLEEYENPVVMWTGGKDSTLTLYFVKEVAERFDLEVPPVVFIDHYQHFDELIDFVEHWADEWDLDVIWARNEDVGNYVDENGLEPGDDIPVDELSEHNQHHIRNILEYEEDTFPFLLDTYVGNHLLKTVALNDTIEEHDVDGILSGIRWDEQESRADETFFSPRHDPDIYPPHDRIQSILQFAEADVWEAFWNFVVPDTVEGYPDEGYVPQGQDDLPEGIEKEDVPVSPKYFAGFRSLGSEVSTDKSAEEPAWLQDMENTTERAGRAQDKEDLMERLRDLGYM; this is translated from the coding sequence ATGTCCGAATCAGCAGAGTTCCCGGACTATCTGGACGTTGATTACACTGACGGGGAAGGCGAAGACCCCGCTGAGTACCCAACTGTCAACCACAAGATCGAGAAGGCTATCGAGGTCACGAAGACTGGCCTCGAAGAATACGAGAACCCTGTCGTGATGTGGACCGGCGGCAAGGACTCGACGCTGACGCTGTACTTCGTCAAGGAAGTCGCCGAGCGCTTTGACCTCGAAGTACCGCCGGTTGTCTTCATCGACCACTACCAGCACTTCGACGAACTCATCGACTTTGTCGAACACTGGGCCGACGAGTGGGACCTCGATGTCATCTGGGCTCGCAACGAAGACGTGGGGAACTATGTCGACGAGAACGGTCTCGAACCGGGCGACGACATCCCCGTCGACGAACTCTCCGAGCACAACCAGCACCACATTCGGAACATCCTCGAATACGAGGAGGACACGTTTCCGTTCCTGCTCGACACCTACGTCGGCAACCACCTCCTGAAGACGGTGGCGCTCAACGACACTATCGAGGAGCACGACGTCGACGGCATCCTCTCCGGCATCCGCTGGGACGAGCAGGAGTCCCGTGCCGACGAGACGTTCTTCTCGCCGCGTCACGACCCGGACATCTACCCGCCGCACGACCGCATCCAGTCGATTCTCCAGTTCGCGGAAGCCGACGTGTGGGAAGCCTTCTGGAACTTCGTCGTCCCGGACACAGTCGAGGGCTACCCGGACGAGGGCTACGTCCCGCAGGGGCAGGACGACCTGCCTGAGGGTATCGAGAAGGAAGATGTGCCGGTCTCGCCGAAGTACTTCGCCGGGTTCCGCTCGCTCGGGAGCGAGGTCAGCACTGACAAGTCCGCCGAGGAGCCCGCCTGGCTGCAAGACATGGAGAACACGACCGAGCGCGCCGGCCGCGCCCAGGACAAGGAAGACCTGATGGAGCGCCTGCGCGACCTCGGCTACATGTAA
- a CDS encoding stage II sporulation protein M, with amino-acid sequence MDDRPSLPARLFHRWLLHYVPVAALILVVSVLLGYGLGSQIPAEWLQNPGTTGDTPFMPAELTTLSLTINNLGALLVMALGAISLGSMTVLSLVLNGLLIGVVVGIALKQVSPVVVAALIVPHGFIEIPALLIVAAVGLRFGWHTIQYIRGRTNELVTGQDIREAGWLLATAAVLIVIAAYIEANLTIEVASRFTDTDLSGITPA; translated from the coding sequence ATGGACGACCGCCCAAGCCTCCCAGCCCGTCTCTTTCACCGCTGGCTGTTGCACTATGTCCCCGTGGCCGCGTTGATACTGGTAGTCAGTGTCCTGCTCGGCTACGGACTCGGCAGCCAGATCCCCGCTGAATGGCTCCAGAACCCCGGAACGACCGGCGATACTCCCTTTATGCCGGCAGAGCTGACGACGCTTTCGCTAACAATTAACAACCTCGGCGCACTGCTCGTGATGGCACTCGGTGCTATCTCGCTCGGTTCGATGACGGTGCTCTCGCTCGTCTTGAACGGCCTGCTCATCGGCGTCGTCGTCGGCATCGCACTCAAGCAGGTCTCACCCGTCGTCGTTGCCGCGCTTATTGTCCCGCACGGCTTCATCGAGATCCCTGCACTGCTTATTGTCGCCGCCGTCGGGCTCCGGTTCGGGTGGCACACAATCCAGTACATCCGCGGCCGCACGAACGAGCTAGTCACTGGACAGGATATCCGGGAAGCCGGATGGCTGCTTGCGACGGCTGCCGTGCTCATCGTGATTGCGGCCTACATCGAAGCAAACCTCACCATCGAAGTTGCGTCACGGTTTACAGATACCGACCTCTCAGGCATTACACCAGCATAG
- a CDS encoding amidohydrolase gives MNEAQQERRRSVRRDLHSYPEPAWREFYTTSRIAEEIERIGVDQLYIGRNVVDGDARMAVPDDDELEDWQRKARDAGAREDVLEAAAGGFTGALAVLEQGEGPTVALRVDIDALPITESDSVAHAPATEEFRSTNEGYMHACGHDAHATIGLGVLEAVKESDFKGTFKVVFQPAEEVIGGGKAVAESGHLDDVDHLLAIHIGLDHPTGEIVAGVGGFLAVRQFEATFTGETAHAGGHPAQGRDAVQALATAVQNLHAIRRHGDGATRVNAGVVEGGTATNIVPGEATLEGEVRGETTPLKEYMSERADTVMSSAAEMHDCEVAIETTAEAPSAVSDDALAGVVYDAADSVPGVTSRLRTDDLGGSEDATYLMDRVQNHGGTATFVGIGTDHPGGHHTPLFDIDEDSLTIGIDVVTEAISQLSG, from the coding sequence ATGAACGAGGCCCAACAGGAGCGGCGCAGGTCCGTCCGGCGTGACCTACACAGCTACCCTGAACCCGCGTGGCGGGAGTTCTACACTACCAGTCGCATCGCTGAGGAAATCGAGCGAATCGGCGTCGACCAGTTGTATATTGGTCGGAATGTCGTGGACGGCGATGCGCGGATGGCAGTCCCCGACGACGATGAACTCGAAGACTGGCAACGGAAGGCCCGTGACGCCGGTGCCCGCGAGGACGTGCTGGAGGCCGCCGCCGGAGGATTTACTGGGGCTCTCGCTGTGCTCGAACAGGGCGAGGGACCGACCGTCGCGCTCAGAGTCGACATCGATGCGCTACCGATAACGGAGTCAGACAGTGTGGCACACGCCCCAGCGACGGAGGAGTTCCGTTCAACAAACGAGGGGTACATGCACGCCTGCGGGCACGACGCCCACGCGACGATTGGCCTTGGCGTGCTGGAGGCGGTGAAAGAGAGTGATTTCAAGGGGACGTTCAAAGTCGTCTTCCAGCCGGCCGAAGAGGTCATCGGCGGCGGGAAGGCCGTCGCCGAGAGTGGACATCTGGATGACGTGGACCACTTGCTGGCGATACACATCGGTCTCGATCATCCGACCGGAGAGATTGTCGCCGGCGTCGGCGGCTTCCTCGCCGTTCGGCAGTTTGAGGCGACCTTCACCGGTGAGACAGCGCACGCTGGCGGGCATCCAGCACAGGGACGGGACGCTGTGCAGGCCCTGGCGACCGCCGTACAGAACCTCCATGCGATTCGCCGGCACGGTGACGGCGCAACGCGTGTCAACGCCGGGGTTGTCGAGGGCGGCACAGCAACGAATATTGTCCCCGGAGAAGCGACGCTGGAAGGCGAGGTCCGCGGCGAAACGACGCCACTCAAGGAGTACATGAGCGAGCGGGCAGACACCGTCATGTCGTCCGCGGCCGAGATGCACGACTGCGAGGTCGCTATCGAGACGACCGCAGAAGCGCCGAGTGCGGTGAGCGACGATGCGCTCGCGGGTGTGGTGTACGATGCGGCAGACTCAGTTCCCGGCGTCACCAGCCGCCTCCGGACTGACGACCTCGGCGGAAGCGAGGACGCAACCTACCTGATGGACCGCGTCCAGAACCACGGCGGAACGGCGACGTTCGTCGGTATCGGGACTGACCACCCCGGCGGCCACCACACGCCCCTGTTCGATATCGATGAAGACTCGCTGACTATCGGTATCGATGTCGTCACTGAAGCGATCAGCCAACTGAGCGGCTGA
- a CDS encoding MFS transporter, which produces MTDRTDRGVLAGVIFAVLLAQVLLYPGVDRLVQSLGATTDLNASMWFLAAEFGAFVVFAGVWGVLSDATGRRTPYIAGGAGAGAVLYALIAWLPGAVSLSFVGVLALRVLQGGATIAAFSLAMTMLMDLGGGHGKNMGAAGIAIGSGTALGAPLGGQLYEIQTTLPLYVASTLSLVVAVAALLVTDRAPSDGRSGLAATVSGLKQRPTLGVPYAFGFIDRLTAGFFALVGTLYFRETFELGPGETGVMLALFFAPFALLQYPFGVLSDRIGRTAPIVVGSVLYGLTVVGVGQAPTVAIAGAGMVLTGVIGALMAPATMALVSDLAVETERGTAMAGFNIFGSVGFLAGILVGGTVAGAFGYPVAFLVAGGTEVVLAVLALPGLLRLEKPTEDAVGG; this is translated from the coding sequence GTGACGGACCGCACAGACCGGGGCGTTCTCGCGGGTGTTATCTTCGCCGTGTTACTGGCGCAGGTCTTGCTGTATCCGGGAGTCGACAGGCTTGTCCAGTCGCTTGGTGCGACGACAGACCTGAACGCGAGTATGTGGTTTCTCGCCGCTGAGTTCGGGGCGTTCGTCGTCTTTGCTGGTGTGTGGGGCGTACTCAGCGACGCCACCGGGCGGCGTACACCGTACATTGCCGGCGGGGCAGGCGCAGGTGCAGTGCTGTACGCCCTCATCGCGTGGCTCCCTGGAGCGGTTTCGCTCTCCTTTGTTGGCGTGCTGGCCTTGCGAGTTCTTCAGGGTGGGGCCACTATCGCCGCGTTCTCGCTGGCAATGACGATGCTGATGGACCTCGGCGGCGGCCACGGCAAGAACATGGGTGCGGCAGGCATCGCTATCGGCAGTGGGACGGCGCTTGGAGCGCCACTCGGCGGCCAACTCTACGAAATCCAGACGACGCTCCCGCTGTATGTGGCGAGTACATTGTCGCTTGTCGTCGCAGTGGCCGCGCTGCTCGTGACCGACCGCGCACCGTCGGACGGGCGGTCAGGCCTGGCCGCGACCGTGTCCGGGCTCAAACAGCGACCGACGCTCGGCGTGCCGTACGCTTTCGGGTTTATCGACCGGCTCACTGCGGGCTTTTTCGCGCTTGTCGGCACGCTGTATTTCAGGGAGACGTTCGAACTGGGCCCCGGCGAAACCGGAGTCATGCTGGCGCTGTTTTTTGCTCCGTTTGCCCTGCTGCAGTATCCCTTCGGCGTGCTCTCTGACCGCATCGGTCGAACCGCTCCTATCGTTGTCGGGTCGGTGCTGTACGGACTCACTGTTGTCGGCGTCGGGCAAGCGCCGACGGTGGCCATCGCCGGTGCAGGGATGGTACTAACCGGCGTTATCGGGGCACTGATGGCCCCTGCGACGATGGCGCTCGTTTCGGACCTCGCCGTCGAGACGGAGCGTGGGACCGCTATGGCCGGCTTCAACATTTTCGGTAGCGTCGGCTTCCTCGCCGGCATCCTCGTCGGCGGCACTGTCGCCGGAGCCTTCGGCTACCCCGTTGCGTTCCTCGTCGCCGGCGGGACGGAGGTCGTCCTCGCAGTGCTGGCGCTGCCCGGACTGCTACGACTGGAGAAGCCGACCGAGGACGCCGTCGGCGGCTGA
- a CDS encoding type IV pilin, with the protein MLARRFKSDDSAVSPVVGVILMVAITVLLAATAATFFLDFGSGSLGQNAPQAAFTFDYESGSPDSLTIEHRSGDSIQAGNLYITVSGASTANGQHDFTSLSGAPAAGSKITAGSRVTFSKASDLSDAAVTLNWKSPDSGKSIQLASWEAP; encoded by the coding sequence ATGCTAGCACGCAGATTCAAATCCGACGATAGTGCAGTCTCACCAGTTGTGGGAGTTATACTAATGGTTGCAATAACGGTGCTGCTGGCGGCCACAGCAGCGACGTTCTTCTTAGATTTTGGCTCTGGGAGTCTCGGCCAAAACGCGCCACAGGCGGCGTTTACCTTCGATTATGAGTCTGGGAGTCCTGATAGCCTGACAATCGAACACCGGAGTGGTGACTCGATTCAGGCTGGAAATCTGTATATCACCGTTAGCGGTGCTTCAACCGCCAACGGACAGCACGATTTCACAAGTCTCAGTGGCGCGCCGGCGGCGGGTTCAAAAATCACGGCCGGGTCACGTGTGACGTTTTCGAAGGCGTCTGACCTCTCGGATGCGGCAGTTACGCTGAACTGGAAGTCGCCGGACAGCGGCAAATCTATTCAGCTTGCCAGCTGGGAGGCACCGTAG
- a CDS encoding AMP-binding protein has translation MSEQDHVDSIVHEPSHSFVESTNVWEFMQEYDIDNYDELIERTTTDLPEEPDSGVEWFWDLLPEYLDIEFFDAYDQVRDNSEGPQFTDWYAGGTINAAHNVLDRHAARDSPTRNTVALIWEGEPGDVREITYHELNRQASKVANYLESVGVGTGDTVGLYMPMVPEVASILYGCLKVGAIAVPIFSGFGVDATATRIADAECSVLFTGDGFYRRGSGVHLKESADEAIKQAGEELGTTPVEHTVVYDRLGIADDPDETIRWTRRDEWWDEAIATADDEYAAKELPSNQESMLLYSSGTTGKPKGIVHTHAGALMQAAKEIYFGFDHKPSDRFFWVSDIGWMMGPWTLLGNHAFGGTVFMYEGAPDHPEPDRFWEMIDRHDITTFGVSPTAIRALRKKGDEWLEGHDLSSLRLLGSTGEPWDPESWQWFYEHVGDEDCPIINISGGTEIMGCFLMPMPTQSLKPCTLGGPGLGMDIDIVDSDGESIADTHERGYLVARDSCPSMTRSLWSGDDRYLHEYWSTWDDVWDHGDWAQKDEDGLWFLHGRADDVLNVAGRKVGPAEVEGAAMEHDAVNQAAAVGVPDDTTGTAVVLYAVLEPGYESNDDLRDDIRAAVGEELGKPFRPREVLFVDEFPKTQSGKIIRRAIAGVYRGEDLGDMSSIENPTALDEVREAS, from the coding sequence ATGAGCGAACAAGACCACGTAGACTCTATCGTCCACGAACCGAGCCATTCGTTCGTCGAATCGACGAACGTCTGGGAGTTCATGCAGGAATACGACATCGACAACTACGACGAACTCATCGAGCGAACGACCACAGACCTGCCCGAGGAACCCGACTCGGGCGTCGAGTGGTTCTGGGACCTGCTCCCGGAGTACCTCGACATCGAATTCTTCGACGCATACGATCAGGTCCGGGACAACAGTGAGGGGCCGCAGTTCACCGACTGGTACGCCGGTGGGACAATCAACGCTGCCCACAACGTCCTGGACCGCCACGCAGCACGGGACAGTCCGACCCGAAACACAGTCGCGCTCATCTGGGAGGGCGAGCCCGGCGACGTGCGGGAGATTACGTACCACGAACTGAATCGACAGGCCAGCAAGGTAGCGAACTATCTGGAATCCGTCGGCGTCGGCACCGGCGACACCGTCGGCCTGTACATGCCGATGGTCCCCGAAGTCGCGTCGATACTGTACGGCTGTCTCAAGGTCGGCGCGATCGCCGTGCCGATCTTCTCCGGGTTCGGCGTTGACGCGACGGCGACCCGCATCGCCGATGCCGAGTGCTCCGTCCTGTTCACTGGTGACGGCTTCTATCGACGGGGCTCCGGTGTCCACCTCAAGGAAAGCGCCGACGAGGCCATCAAGCAGGCCGGCGAGGAACTCGGGACGACACCGGTCGAACACACTGTCGTCTATGACCGCCTCGGTATCGCGGACGACCCCGACGAGACCATCCGCTGGACCCGCCGCGACGAGTGGTGGGACGAAGCGATAGCGACAGCTGACGATGAGTACGCGGCCAAGGAACTCCCGAGCAATCAAGAGTCGATGCTGCTGTACTCCTCAGGGACGACCGGGAAACCGAAGGGCATCGTCCACACGCACGCCGGCGCGCTCATGCAGGCAGCCAAAGAGATCTACTTCGGCTTCGACCACAAGCCGTCGGATCGGTTCTTCTGGGTGAGCGACATCGGCTGGATGATGGGCCCGTGGACGCTGCTCGGTAACCACGCCTTCGGCGGGACCGTCTTCATGTACGAGGGCGCGCCGGACCACCCGGAGCCGGACCGCTTCTGGGAGATGATCGACCGGCACGACATCACCACGTTCGGCGTCTCGCCGACCGCAATTCGGGCGCTCCGGAAGAAAGGTGACGAGTGGCTGGAGGGGCATGACCTCTCCAGTCTACGGCTGCTGGGCTCGACCGGCGAACCCTGGGACCCCGAGAGCTGGCAGTGGTTCTACGAGCACGTCGGGGACGAGGACTGTCCTATCATTAACATCTCCGGCGGAACCGAGATCATGGGTTGTTTCCTGATGCCGATGCCGACTCAGTCGCTCAAACCCTGCACACTTGGCGGTCCAGGGCTTGGAATGGACATCGATATCGTCGATTCCGACGGCGAATCAATCGCCGACACACACGAGCGCGGCTATCTGGTCGCCAGGGACTCCTGTCCCTCGATGACCCGGTCGCTCTGGTCGGGTGACGACCGCTACCTGCACGAGTACTGGTCGACTTGGGACGATGTCTGGGACCACGGCGACTGGGCCCAGAAAGACGAGGACGGGCTCTGGTTCCTCCATGGCCGGGCCGATGACGTGCTCAACGTCGCCGGGCGGAAGGTCGGGCCGGCGGAGGTCGAGGGCGCAGCAATGGAGCACGACGCCGTCAATCAGGCCGCCGCTGTCGGTGTGCCGGACGACACCACCGGCACTGCCGTCGTCCTCTACGCCGTGCTGGAACCCGGCTACGAATCCAATGACGACCTCCGGGACGATATCCGCGCCGCTGTCGGCGAGGAACTTGGCAAGCCGTTCCGGCCCCGCGAAGTGCTGTTCGTCGATGAGTTCCCCAAGACCCAGAGCGGCAAGATCATCCGCCGAGCAATTGCTGGCGTCTACCGCGGCGAGGACCTTGGCGATATGTCCAGCATCGAGAACCCCACGGCGCTGGACGAGGTTCGCGAGGCGTCGTAG
- a CDS encoding geranylgeranyl reductase family protein yields MTTHQDGNADGASATARTVSLDVVVVGAGTSGCYAAATVADAGYDVVIVERKDETEAGHIACGDALKGASDFPDAIPKSQLEPAFTNTDVDHGRFEIPQEDTVLEIPVPGELAVIDRWEYGRCLIEGANDSGVEFHYDTVVQDVLQDDSGRVTGVKAMRKGDPVTYEGDMVIDGAGALSILQDKTDLEAATFDTNVQYSQFCSAYREIIEVDEPVEWDDALVFKPTERSAGYLWYFPRTDTEINAGLGFQMNEEPMELVDDLKRDLQGRSEFEGAEVQDKLGAALPTRRPYDSAVAPGFMAVGDAAGHVNPTTGGGIAGAAYAGTYAAEQAIEAIEAGRTDDEAALWEYNERVMDHFGARYAALDVYNIFTTAYDVDDLMALLAALPGEKLAEALYGGSTSIGLGLKLKMAVKSIGHLGTIRDLYQTKKAADRLLEHYESYPSDRSGFEAWQRERDSIMDDIYEVTGAEPKY; encoded by the coding sequence ATGACCACACACCAGGACGGCAACGCCGACGGTGCGTCGGCGACGGCACGGACCGTGTCCTTGGACGTTGTCGTCGTCGGGGCCGGGACATCCGGCTGTTACGCCGCTGCGACCGTCGCAGATGCGGGCTACGACGTCGTCATCGTAGAGCGCAAAGACGAAACCGAGGCCGGCCACATCGCCTGCGGGGACGCACTAAAAGGAGCCAGCGACTTCCCCGATGCGATCCCGAAGTCCCAGCTCGAACCGGCGTTTACCAACACGGATGTCGACCACGGCCGGTTCGAGATCCCACAGGAGGACACCGTTCTCGAAATCCCTGTCCCGGGCGAACTCGCCGTCATCGACCGCTGGGAGTACGGTCGCTGTCTCATCGAAGGCGCAAACGACAGCGGTGTGGAGTTCCACTACGATACGGTGGTTCAGGACGTGTTACAGGACGATAGTGGCCGTGTGACCGGCGTGAAAGCCATGCGGAAAGGCGACCCTGTCACATACGAGGGTGACATGGTCATCGATGGGGCCGGCGCGCTGTCGATTCTGCAGGACAAGACCGACCTCGAAGCCGCGACCTTCGATACAAACGTCCAGTACTCGCAGTTTTGCTCGGCATACCGCGAGATAATCGAAGTCGACGAACCGGTAGAATGGGACGACGCGCTCGTGTTCAAGCCGACCGAGCGCTCCGCCGGCTACCTCTGGTACTTCCCGCGCACGGACACGGAAATCAACGCCGGCCTCGGCTTCCAGATGAACGAGGAGCCGATGGAACTGGTCGACGACCTCAAACGCGACCTTCAGGGCCGAAGCGAGTTCGAGGGCGCAGAGGTACAGGATAAACTCGGCGCTGCACTGCCGACGCGCCGGCCGTACGATTCCGCTGTTGCGCCCGGATTCATGGCCGTTGGCGATGCTGCCGGACACGTCAACCCGACGACCGGCGGCGGTATTGCTGGGGCGGCCTACGCTGGGACCTACGCCGCTGAGCAGGCTATCGAGGCTATCGAAGCCGGACGGACAGACGACGAAGCCGCCCTCTGGGAGTACAACGAGCGCGTGATGGACCACTTCGGCGCCCGGTATGCGGCGCTTGACGTATACAACATCTTCACCACCGCTTACGACGTCGACGACCTGATGGCGCTGCTGGCCGCGCTGCCCGGCGAAAAGCTCGCCGAAGCGCTGTACGGCGGTTCGACCAGTATCGGGCTCGGACTCAAACTCAAGATGGCCGTCAAGAGCATCGGCCACCTCGGGACTATCCGGGACCTCTACCAGACGAAAAAGGCCGCCGACCGGCTGCTGGAGCATTACGAATCCTACCCCAGCGACCGTAGCGGCTTCGAGGCCTGGCAACGTGAACGTGATTCGATTATGGACGATATCTACGAGGTCACCGGCGCAGAGCCGAAGTACTGA
- a CDS encoding 2Fe-2S iron-sulfur cluster-binding protein has translation MTEHTVTFVGTGEEITVSEKETILSRCIEEGIAQEYSCRVGMCLACSAEIVEGSVTQPAARGLTDRERENYALTCMARPQSDLKLDRGKYPPSIEGDVSPEDGDPTPADD, from the coding sequence ATGACCGAGCATACGGTGACATTTGTGGGGACGGGCGAGGAGATCACCGTCTCTGAGAAGGAGACGATTCTCTCGCGGTGTATCGAGGAGGGTATCGCACAGGAGTACTCCTGCCGTGTGGGGATGTGCTTGGCCTGTTCGGCGGAAATCGTTGAGGGGTCGGTCACCCAGCCTGCTGCCCGTGGACTGACCGACCGGGAACGGGAGAACTACGCACTGACCTGCATGGCGCGCCCACAGTCGGACCTGAAACTTGACCGTGGAAAGTACCCGCCCAGTATTGAAGGGGATGTCAGTCCAGAGGACGGCGACCCCACACCTGCGGACGACTAG